A region of the Drosophila ananassae strain 14024-0371.13 chromosome XL, ASM1763931v2, whole genome shotgun sequence genome:
GAATTCTTAATCCCAAACAGATATTCTCAATAAGTAGActtattttgtaaataaactattaaattttaaaatgggaATTAAACTAGAAACTAATAACTTAAACTAACTCAAAGGGGTAGGGCTTTCGGACTGTTCTGTTCTTAATTATTGAtttgaaaattctattttttattaaaaaggtTTAAAAATTCTATcctttttttacatttttcaaaactaTAACCTTTTAGTAGTAATACCTAAAAATTTCACCTTAATCTGACTATTATTGAATAAGATATAGAAGTTTAATTACAGCTCTCTCTATACTGCCAGTCCTACTAGTTCTAGTTTCAAAAATTACCCAAAAATCACGCTTTTTAGATCTTGTGATCACTATAACTGGAGAACGGCTCCAATGATTTATCTGAAACTTGAAATACTTATTCTTTACAATATTCCTTGTtgaataaatgaaaaatattatagcaataaatttataaacaaaaatttaagtaacattttgttcaaaatatatattatataatatataaaaataaaacattttttaagcaAAAGTTTTCCAAACTTAGCCTTTTAATGATTTAACTGTTTTTAActcttttaaaaattataattacttttaaatacatttataaGTATTTATTTTAGCCTTTTTCAAAGAATCGAATGCTTTTTTGACTTATAATTCCCAAGTGGTTTAAGCGTCTAGAAGCATAAGAGCTAATCTAAGACTGAAAAAAGGCTTCtgaagtgaaaaaaaagatttcttTAAACAATTTCTATTCAAAATAAGAGCCCTTGAAGTTTCTTGCTTTGTTGCTTTTGATTTTGTGCTTTTTTTGTGTCATATATTTTAGTGTTTGGGTGTTTGGATCATCTCGAATCGAAAGAGTTTTGAAAGCATTTTGGGAAATAGTGTTGGATGTTTCGTGTTGGTCCGCTGGAAGAACATACAGACTTACCCGAGAAGGCGACACTCTGAAACACTAGACGTTGGTTGGAACGATAATTTAGATGGGTTAGACTCTTGCGTACAACAATTTGGCAGACTTGCTTCTTGTTTGATAAATTGCTAAAGGGTTTGCGATAATGCGAGTAATGTGctataaataatatatcttttttttcacaaaaataacacaaaatAACTACTATCTCTGAGAAGAAGGAAGGAAATCCCCCAAAAAGGACACTGGACTTGTTAGATGCTTCTGTTTGGATTGTTTTTTGACTGATTCGGTGTGGAGTCTGAGGAATGGAGTCTGTTTTTGTCCCAAAtgatttcaaatttaatatttaaatttaagatttaagaaATGCGTGTGAAATGCGATTCTTAACTACAAAACACTatacaattttgttttttaaataaaatactaaaTAGAAGACTCACCGATCTGgcgattaaaaaataaattataattacacACAACATTTAAGgatgcataaaaaataatatatattttttttatatatattttatgcaaaaaaaataaataataaaaataatacacatggaaaaaaaagaagggaaagggggaaaaaaaaacaaaatattcgatttaaataaatgtgcactgagagaaatccGGACTTACTGTGCTTCTTCTTCATGGGTAGTGGCGGCGGCTCCTCCAGATTCCTCTTATCGAACGCATAGCAGCTGCTCCCGATGAGGCTATGGTGCTTCGAGTGCCACTGCTGCAACTGTGCCTGGTGGCCCAGGTGGGGGTGATGGTGGTGCTGCATATGCCTCAGCTCCGCCAGCTCCGACTGGCTGCTCCGGTGACTCCCCCAACCCGCCTCGTCCGCCTCATCGCCGGCGGACTCGTGCCGGGTCAGCCGATGTCCAGTTTTTGGCGGCAATGCCGGTGCTGCCATTTCCGGTGAAGATCCCCTCAGTATCCCCAGGGATGAGGAGAGGGTTTGTTCCATCTCGCTGCTACTGTACCCGGTGCTGGTGGTGCTCGTCGaactggtggtggtggtgcaccTTTGCTGGTAGTCTCCCATGGTGGAGGTGCTATTCCCGCCCGATTCGCTGATGCTGAAGGCGATTTCCGAGTTGCTGCTGGAGGATTTGGTGGAGGATTGGACACTGTAGTCCGAGGAGCGCTTCGACACGCTTTGGGTGGAGGTGCGATATGACTTCATGGACACGAAACCTAAAGCAGGAGAGGGAGCAGAGTCAGTTAGAAGCTCTTGAAAGCTCTTGAGGATTAAGCGGATGTGGACACAAAAAATGGTAACAAAATTAAAGGGAAGAGGAGTAGACTACAACACTTAAAGCGGGCATTACAAGAAGCAGAAATAGAAGCAGACTAGTAGTGGTAGTAGCGGAAGTAGTAGTGCTAGTCATAGGTCATAGGTCATAGGTCATAGCCAGTACCCGATTCGTTGGAATGGCGATTGATGGTGAGTGCCGCGGCTGCTTTCCGCAGTTCCGTATTACTTTCCCCGCCACCAGCCATCACCGTAGTAGTGGtagttcctcctcctccgtctgGATGTCCTGATCCTCCAGATCCTCCTTGTCCTCCAGCCATAACTGTAACCGGTATGCTGGCCATTTCGCCTTCTAAACGCGTTTGTGGATGTGGATTGGGAAGGTCGGCCACCAGTTGAGTGATTGAGGAACCATCTGACAGACGATTGCGGATGGAATACTCACTATAGCTCAGTATCTTATCGCCGCCATCCATGTCCTGGTCGAGGGCTGGCGGCATCTTTGGCATTTGACGCAGttggtcctcctcctcgcgCGAATGGTTCAGCGCCGAGTCGAAGGAGCACTGGCTGTTCTCATCCGGCGATCGTGATCTCACCGACAGGCTGCAAGGAAGAACAATTAGTTAGGAGTCACTGGAAGGAGGTAATCCTAAAGAGAATCTTACTGATCCACGCCATAGTTGAGCAGCGAGATGTTGGAACTGCAGTCCAGGTCGGAGTTGAGGCTGATGTTGTGGGACTGGGCGTAGGGCAGGGGGCTGGCCTGATTGGAGGTGGATGTCGTGGACGAGGATGAGCCAACACCAACTCCTGGACCAACAGTCACCCCGCCCTGCTGGCTACGGCGCTTGGGGGGCAGGGGCGGCGGATTACTGGCCCGATTAGGTAGTGGGGGCTTTGGCGGTGGACTCGTGTCGCGCAGGATGCTCTCGGTGCTGTGGGAGCCGCGCATCGGATTCACGTTGTGCTGCTCCAGGCTGTCGCGCTCCTTGGGCGTCAGTGCGATGTCCGGCAGGGAGGTACGTTGCGCCACAACAGCCGATTCGGCTGCCGAGACTCTCATACTGGCCACCGATCCAATGCCGATGCCCGTTCCTGGCCCACCACTGCCCACTGTGATGCCCGGGGAGGCTGTTACGGCGCCCATGATCTCGGCGGCAGCTCCAATCCCGCCCAGACCGGCGCCACCATACCGAAAGGTGCACTGATCCTGCTCCTTGAGCTTCCCCTGGGCCAAGGTAACGAGATTCTGGAAGGGATTCCCGCAGTTAGTTGGATTATCTTCACTAGAAGGGACAAGGACTCACCCTCACTGCATCCTCAAGAAGATCGATGACCTCCCGGACGTTCTCGTTGCTAAGGGAGGCGCACTCGTCGCTCTCCCCGGAGAGCATCACCTCGTCGCAGAGCTTGATGAGCTTGCCCAGGCTCTGGTAGACCTGCTGCGTGGCGGAGCTCATGGTGGCACTATTCTCGTTCAGCGTATAGGTTTGAATAACTGGAAAAGATCAAAGCCATTGGATTAGAAGGATCTAAGGATCTAGAGGGATCAAATACCCACCGGAGTACATGCTGGCTATGGTCTCCAGGATAACTGTGCCATTCCCCGGCAGAACTTCCAGCTTCTTCTTGAGTATGACATCCCGGAAGTGCTTGAGGGCATTGGAGATGTCCTTGACGTGAGTCTCCAGGGTCTGGGTGGAGCGCTGGACCTCCTCGTTGCTGGGCGGTGGCTTGCAGCCGTGCTTGGAGCGCGGACTGTGCGGCGAATGGGATCTACCCAACGTGTTGTTGGTGGTCCGCATCAGGGAGATTTTCTCGATCAGGTCGTCCTTGAAGGAGCGCGCCCTCCTTGCCAGCTTTGTGCCCTTTAGGCTGTTCTTATGGCCCGATGATCCGGCACTTggcggtgctggtggtggtgctccGGATGATCCTCCTCCGCCTCGGGGAGTTCCTGGAGCTTGGTGGTGCGTGCTGGGCGGGAGTGTGCTGGAAGCTGAGGATGCGGCGGCCGAGTAGCTGTTGCCACTGTTGaggctgttgttgctgctgctgctgcagccaccgccgctgccgccgccgctggaGCAGGTGCCGGGCGTGGATGGAGAACTGATGCTGCCGtctgcaagaaaaaaaaaaaaaaatcaaaataaattaacaaaaattaaaaacacaatCAAGTTGCCAAAAAGCCACATTCTTGAAACAAATAAGGCCAAAAGCAAGTGTTGGCCAAAAGCCATTTCTTGGCCAAAATGAGTTCCGCCTTCTGCCTCTTATTctccattttttatttcaaaatcaaataattaaaattcaagTCTTAAATAATCACATTTTTATGTTGAAAGCcccattaaaaaaaacattaaaaatataaacaatttgcTGTTGCATCACAAAAGTGCAGCAATATCCCGTTTTCAATTGCACTTttaagaaaacaaacaaattttgaaataGTTGGCATTTTCTAAGCCACGTCAGCCTTCAGAAATtaagaattattttttattctatttatttttttttttttaatagctgCTTGAGTGCTACCtttgagaatcgaggaggagggcgctttctttttaattaatatttattttattttaaaattttataattaaaaatattttttattaattattttttttttaatctttttaagCCTGCTTAAGTGCTACCtttgagaatcgaggaggagggcgctgtttttaattaataatttttttaaatatttataaataaaagattttaatatttatatatatttttttttaaatatttttttagccCGCTTAAGTGCTAcctatgagaatcgaggaggagggctctgttcttttaattatttattttaaaataaattaccaaaaatattttttattatttatttatttaattatttttttttaaatctttttaaGGCTACTTAAGTGCAAcctatgagaatcgaggaggagggcgctgtttttttaattatttatttattttatttaaaaataaattaccaaatatattttttattatttatttaattaattttttttaatctttttaagGCCATTTAAGTGCAAcctatgagaatcgaggaggagggcgctgttttttaataatttatttttatttattttttaaataatcattatttcagcctttaaatttcaattttaaatgtGAAAACCCTTTCTAATAGCTCTATATTTTGAGCCTGAGGGGGTAAAACACTCAAAAACAATTTCCAAaccacaaaaatattaaaaaaaaaaacaattacaaGTGGAATTCGTTCAAGCGCAGAAAACTATTTGTttattgcacttttttttaaattgtttgttgttggtagtttattgtttttgtttttctttatccAGGTGTTACCTGGGTATTACCTGGGACTTGTAGagtatacatatatcattAACAGGTATAGgatttaagtttattttaagttttaaagtttaggCTTTAAAGAAGTGACTTTTAGAGTAACTTTcagagaaaataaaagaaaagaaagtgtCGAAAAGCAAGTACTGAGTATCAGAGGGTctatattattattgtttattatatttttgctatttttgaGGTGTAACTTTAAAGTGGCAAGTGCCTAGGTCTAGTGGCTAGTGGCCTCAAGGGGGGCTGGGCAGAGCTGGGCCCGGTCTGGTGGAGATTCCGAAATGCCTTTTGGGCGTTTGGCTTTCACTTACGGCACACCGCATTCTTGAGCGGCACAGGTGTGCTGGGCAGTGACGTCTCCCTGCCAGTggcatccacatccacatccatcTCTTGTGGTATCAGTGGCGTTGATAGCGATGCCAATCGTGGCagctttttatattttcgacGTCTATGGAATTTAATGCTATGCAACGTGTTGCCAGAGTTGCTAGTGTTGCTATTAGTGTTGTTGTTGGTATCTCGAGGCGACCATGATTGTCGTTGTTTTTTTCCAAGATGATGCctctgatgatgatgatgatcgTCATCATCATGGCTGGACGTTGGTGGCGTCGGCTTGAGGGTATAGGAGTAGAAACCCCATCGCTCCGCCAGCGCACAATCTCTCAGAAAAGATTCATCAAACTCCGGCATTGCATAATATTACCACTACTATTTTtttcactattttttttttgttttgaagaaatcaaaacaaaataacaaaaatgaaaacgaaaaacgaaaacaacacACGCACCAAAACGCCACTCCGTAAGTGGCTTCTTCAAACACGAATTGGAAACAAAACCTTCGATAACATAACACTATTGCATTCGCcgataaaatatatatcattAATATTCACGTTTTCTGTTGACTTTCTTTGGCGATCATCAATTGCAACACTTTTGGGGCAGTATTCGATTGTTTTTTTCATGATTTGGCAGTTTAGATAACTTCCGATAACatttgggggggggggggggttaTTTACAGAAATAGTTGTTAAAATCAGTGAtaaaatatgttatatatCAATTACAACACATTTTTGGGGAGTATGAGAGCTTTTTTCGATTAATTTTTGATGATTTTTAGGGATTCGATAGCTTCCGATAAGATTTAgggggtttttgttttggaaacTTGTTAAAATCAGTGATATAAGATGTTATACTTCAACAATAAACTATTAAAACACAATTGTTAGAGGTATAAAGGCCTTTTTCGATTATTTTTCGatgattttttataattttgataaCTACCGATAACCGATAACTACCGATAGGAAGATTTTCTTCAAACAAAAGTATCATAATCactgataaaataaaaataattaataactaGGATTGATTTCAAGGCACATTTCGATTACTTTTCGAtgattgatttgatttttccATCGATAACACATCAAAGGaggttgtttttttaattgccTTTTCCTGTTTTTCACCCCGAAGTGCGATAATTTTTATGGGAAAACTGTTAAAGGttagaggaggaggaggaggaggaggagacacCCTTCACACTGCCACCATCAAGTGCTGTTTCCGGTTTCCGGAGGGCCAGGCCAGGACGAGGGCCAGACCGAACGGGCTGTCTCTTGCAACGTCAAGTGCACTACTGATTTAATCAATTTACCGATAACCGATAACCAATAACCGCACTTTGTTGCACTTTCTGTGTGCAATTTCTTTCGCTTTCAAGAGCAATTTCCACCAGATTTTCTAtctatatttcttttttccaTTCAATGGATGGTGGCAGGTCGCCCCCGCAATCTCTGTGGGTGCTGAGAGATGTTGATTAAATAAAtcacaaataaaaatgattatatttAGACGGGGATGCTCGGATGGCTCGGATCCGCAGAGAGAGAGGAGATGCTATATCTATTATATTAGAGATTATGGCGGCTGCTGACGGTGTCGCGTTGTCGACTGGAAAGCGCACTGAA
Encoded here:
- the LOC6503529 gene encoding guanine nucleotide-releasing factor 2 isoform X4, with translation MPEFDESFLRDCALAERWGFYSYTLKPTPPTSSHDDDDHHHHQRHHLGKKQRQSWSPRDTNNNTNSNTSNSGNTLHSIKFHRRRKYKKLPRLASLSTPLIPQEMDVDVDATGRETSLPSTPVPLKNAVCHGSISSPSTPGTCSSGGGSGGGCSSSSNNSLNSGNSYSAAASSASSTLPPSTHHQAPGTPRGGGGSSGAPPPAPPSAGSSGHKNSLKGTKLARRARSFKDDLIEKISLMRTTNNTLGRSHSPHSPRSKHGCKPPPSNEEVQRSTQTLETHVKDISNALKHFRDVILKKKLEVLPGNGTVILETIASMYSVIQTYTLNENSATMSSATQQVYQSLGKLIKLCDEVMLSGESDECASLSNENVREVIDLLEDAVRNLVTLAQGKLKEQDQCTFRYGGAGLGGIGAAAEIMGAVTASPGITVGSGGPGTGIGIGSVASMRVSAAESAVVAQRTSLPDIALTPKERDSLEQHNVNPMRGSHSTESILRDTSPPPKPPLPNRASNPPPLPPKRRSQQGGVTVGPGVGVGSSSSTTSTSNQASPLPYAQSHNISLNSDLDCSSNISLLNYGVDHLSVRSRSPDENSQCSFDSALNHSREEEDQLRQMPKMPPALDQDMDGGDKILSYSEYSIRNRLSDGSSITQLVADLPNPHPQTRLEGEMASIPVTVMAGGQGGSGGSGHPDGGGGTTTTTVMAGGGESNTELRKAAAALTINRHSNESGFVSMKSYRTSTQSVSKRSSDYSVQSSTKSSSSNSEIAFSISESGGNSTSTMGDYQQRCTTTTSSTSTTSTGYSSSEMEQTLSSSLGILRGSSPEMAAPALPPKTGHRLTRHESAGDEADEAGWGSHRSSQSELAELRHMQHHHHPHLGHQAQLQQWHSKHHSLIGSSCYAFDKRNLEEPPPLPMKKKHILAYMEICSASTRSIEQHRHTMHAYNISRNISHSQTMNIMPMSKELSPEMETPPALPPKNYKQRKTTSLQPFVVTTTPPPSPKPAVLAENGGARPDSRMATVCEELATEEPGPVLDSNENVRAGGSTFYSHQLPSEEATATASSGGGEVGQPISSPQLLDEGDPDQAVNPDQKVVTSKLEVEEDDEEDDVEEEEEEPEEMLINMLEEVDITRYLILKRKEEDGPEVKGGYIDALIVHASRVQKVADNGRHHQKSKKKEAPVQPGKHLTPHSHTQSQITNQSPNHFRSHLKNTSVVSVSVSAVPTSSVQFHMIVRNAAFSEAFITTFRTFIQPIDVIEKLTHRYTYFFCQVQDNKQKAAKETFSLLVRVVNDLTSTDLTSQLLSLLVEFVYQLVCSGQLYLAKLLRNKFVEKVTLYKEPKVYGFLGELDYGGGSVGSVVSGGGIGGSGVSGNGAGQPSLLDLKSLEIAEQMTLLDAELFQKIEIPEVLLFAKDQCEEKSPNLNKFTEHFNKMSFWARSKILRLQDAKEREKHVNKFIKIMKHLRKMNNYNSYLALLSALDSGPIRRLEWQKGITEEVSSFCTLIDSSSSFRAYRQALAETNPPCIPYIGLVLQDLTFVHVGNQDYLSKGVINFSKRWQQYNIIVNMKRFKKCAYPFRRNERIIRFFDNFKDFMGEEEMWQVSEKIKPRGRRPVNY
- the LOC6503529 gene encoding guanine nucleotide-releasing factor 2 isoform X11 encodes the protein MPEFDESFLRDCALAERWGFYSYTLKPTPPTSSHDDDDHHHHQRHHLGKKQRQSWSPRDTNNNTNSNTSNSGNTLHSIKFHRRRKYKKLPRLASLSTPLIPQEMDVDVDATGRETSLPSTPVPLKNAVCHGSISSPSTPGTCSSGGGSGGGCSSSSNNSLNSGNSYSAAASSASSTLPPSTHHQAPGTPRGGGGSSGAPPPAPPSAGSSGHKNSLKGTKLARRARSFKDDLIEKISLMRTTNNTLGRSHSPHSPRSKHGCKPPPSNEEVQRSTQTLETHVKDISNALKHFRDVILKKKLEVLPGNGTVILETIASMYSVIQTYTLNENSATMSSATQQVYQSLGKLIKLCDEVMLSGESDECASLSNENVREVIDLLEDAVRNLVTLAQGKLKEQDQCTFRYGGAGLGGIGAAAEIMGAVTASPGITVGSGGPGTGIGIGSVASMRVSAAESAVVAQRTSLPDIALTPKERDSLEQHNVNPMRGSHSTESILRDTSPPPKPPLPNRASNPPPLPPKRRSQQGGVTVGPGVGVGSSSSTTSTSNQASPLPYAQSHNISLNSDLDCSSNISLLNYGVDHLSVRSRSPDENSQCSFDSALNHSREEEDQLRQMPKMPPALDQDMDGGDKILSYSFVSMKSYRTSTQSVSKRSSDYSVQSSTKSSSSNSEIAFSISESGGNSTSTMGDYQQRCTTTTSSTSTTSTGYSSSEMEQTLSSSLGILRGSSPEMAAPALPPKTGHRLTRHESAGDEADEAGWGSHRSSQSELAELRHMQHHHHPHLGHQAQLQQWHSKHHSLIGSSCYAFDKRNLEEPPPLPMKKKHILAYMEICSASTRSIEQHRHTMHAYNISRNISHSQTMNIMPMSKELSPEMETPPALPPKNYKQRKTTSLQPFVVTTTPPPSPKPAVLAENGGARPDSRMATVCEELATEEPGPVLDSNENVRAGGSTFYSHQLPSEEATATASSGGGEVGQPISSPQLLDEGDPDQAVNPDQKVVTSKLEVEEDDEEDDVEEEEEEPEEMLINMLEEVDITRYLILKRKEEDGPEVKGGYIDALIVHASRVQKVADNAFSEAFITTFRTFIQPIDVIEKLTHRYTYFFCQVQDNKQKAAKETFSLLVRVVNDLTSTDLTSQLLSLLVEFVYQLVCSGQLYLAKLLRNKFVEKVTLYKEPKVYGFLGELDYGGGSVGSVVSGGGIGGSGVSGNGAGQPSLLDLKSLEIAEQMTLLDAELFQKIEIPEVLLFAKDQCEEKSPNLNKFTEHFNKMSFWARSKILRLQDAKEREKHVNKFIKIMKHLRKMNNYNSYLALLSALDSGPIRRLEWQKGITEEVSSFCTLIDSSSSFRAYRQALAETNPPCIPYIGLVLQDLTFVHVGNQDYLSKGVINFSKRWQQYNIIVNMKRFKKCAYPFRRNERIIRFFDNFKDFMGEEEMWQVSEKIKPRGRRPVNY
- the LOC6503529 gene encoding guanine nucleotide-releasing factor 2 isoform X9; this translates as MPEFDESFLRDCALAERWGFYSYTLKPTPPTSSHDDDDHHHHQRHHLGKKQRQSWSPRDTNNNTNSNTSNSGNTLHSIKFHRRRKYKKLPRLASLSTPLIPQEMDVDVDATGRETSLPSTPVPLKNAVCHGSISSPSTPGTCSSGGGSGGGCSSSSNNSLNSGNSYSAAASSASSTLPPSTHHQAPGTPRGGGGSSGAPPPAPPSAGSSGHKNSLKGTKLARRARSFKDDLIEKISLMRTTNNTLGRSHSPHSPRSKHGCKPPPSNEEVQRSTQTLETHVKDISNALKHFRDVILKKKLEVLPGNGTVILETIASMYSVIQTYTLNENSATMSSATQQVYQSLGKLIKLCDEVMLSGESDECASLSNENVREVIDLLEDAVRNLVTLAQGKLKEQDQCTFRYGGAGLGGIGAAAEIMGAVTASPGITVGSGGPGTGIGIGSVASMRVSAAESAVVAQRTSLPDIALTPKERDSLEQHNVNPMRGSHSTESILRDTSPPPKPPLPNRASNPPPLPPKRRSQQGGVTVGPGVGVGSSSSTTSTSNQASPLPYAQSHNISLNSDLDCSSNISLLNYGVDHLSVRSRSPDENSQCSFDSALNHSREEEDQLRQMPKMPPALDQDMDGGDKILSYSEYSIRNRLSDGSSITQLVADLPNPHPQTRLEGEMASIPVTVMAGGQGGSGGSGHPDGGGGTTTTTVMAGGGESNTELRKAAAALTINRHSNESGFVSMKSYRTSTQSVSKRSSDYSVQSSTKSSSSNSEIAFSISESGGNSTSTMGDYQQRCTTTTSSTSTTSTGYSSSEMEQTLSSSLGILRGSSPEMAAPALPPKTGHRLTRHESAGDEADEAGWGSHRSSQSELAELRHMQHHHHPHLGHQAQLQQWHSKHHSLIGSSCYAFDKRNLEEPPPLPMKKKHILAYMEICSASTRSIEQHRHTMHAYNISRNISHSQTMNIMPMSKELSPEMETPPALPPKNYKQRKTTSLQPFVVTTTPPPSPKPAVLAENGGARPDSRMATVCEELATEEPGPVLDSNENVRAGGSTFYSHQLPSEEATATASSGGGEVGQPISSPQLLDEGDPDQAVNPDQKVVTSKLEVEEDDEEDDVEEEEEEPEEMLINMLEEVDITRYLILKRKEEDGPEVKGGYIDALIVHASRVQKVADNAFSEAFITTFRTFIQPIDVIEKLTHRYTYFFCQVQDNKQKAAKETFSLLVRVVNDLTSTDLTSQLLSLLVEFVYQLVCSGQLYLAKLLRNKFVEKVTLYKEPKVYGFLGELDYGGGSVGSVVSGGGIGGSGVSGNGAGQPSLLDLKSLEIAEQMTLLDAELFQKIEIPEVLLFAKDQCEEKSPNLNKFTEHFNKMSFWARSKILRLQDAKEREKHVNKFIKIMKHLRKMNNYNSYLALLSALDSGPIRRLEWQKGITEEVSSFCTLIDSSSSFRAYRQALAETNPPCIPYIGLVLQDLTFVHVGNQDYLSKGVINFSKRWQQYNIIVNMKRFKKCAYPFRRNERIIRFFDNFKDFMGEEEMWQVSEKIKPRGRRPVNY